In the genome of Aedes aegypti strain LVP_AGWG chromosome 2, AaegL5.0 Primary Assembly, whole genome shotgun sequence, the window GAAGCTTCCTTCTCCTGAAAGAGCTTCATCATTAGAGCCTACAAAGTTCCAAATGCATTCAATACATGGCAGCAGTCGTAATACATCAGGTATGATGCTATTGAAGAATATCTGCGAATCATAATGAAGGTATTTCTGAAAAACCTCATGAATGAATGCCAGtatgaatttctaaaggaatctctggaagcatttctgtggaaattctaaagaaatttctggtgaatttCCGGAAAGAATGCTTGGGAGGATTGGGATCATTGGGAGAATCACTAATGAAAAACTTGTGAGATTCCTaagggaatccctgaagaattttcGCAAGTTTTTTTAGGGAATACTGTAGGCATCATTGGGGAAACTACTGAAGAGCTTTGAGTAATTCCTTGATGAATCTTATATATGGAATTCATCAAGTAATTCCCTGTGAAATTCTTCAAGTAACCCCTGGAAAAAATTCCTCAAGTAATCCCTGACAGAAATTCTTAATGAATCCATGGGGAAGTTcgagaattattttatttggatGACTCCCTAGtctaatatttaaagaaatatcgAGGAACATCCATAAAGGAATCCATAATGGGCATTCCTGGAACAACTCCAatataatttctgaaggaattacttgaTGATTCTCTAAAGTTATGTGCAAAAACATCCCTAGTGAAATTCTGAATTAGTTTTCGAAGgtatctctggagcaatttccAAAGTAAACTCGAAGGTTATCCTTGatgtaattcctggaaaacccatgggagaattttccaaaaaatgtttggagaaattccttgagcaattctaaaagaatccctggagcaacTTCCGAAGGAATTAATCGATGAACCAATGGAagtattcctagagaaatagaattgattgactctttattaagaggaaattcagcccgaggctggttcatccccgAGAGAAATAGAAATCGTCAGAGGAATTCTTCGAAATAATTACTACCAGGATACCCGAAAATCCATATTGGACTTAATGCATCAGATCAGggaagaattgaattgaatttctgaaaaaagtaaaaaaggTTTTCCTTACAGAACCgctaaataatttaaaagattgtgcAGAAATGCCTTGTACAAACTATACCGTGATGTCCATTTGACAACGCCTTATTCCAATCACACCATTCAAACCGAACCAATAAACAAACGAAATATTGCAGGATCCTCCGGAGATGCTCTAATCACGTAGTAGATAGATTTGGACCTTTGAAGGGTCCCATAATTGCAAAAAACGGGAAGTATAGGTTGTCCCAGAAAGCACGACTTTACCATACCACCATTTCGAGACTATtgaaaatctgattttcacacattttattctttCACTTATCAAGATTAGATTATgaattttaagcgatttttttcgctatttGTTCGATGATGGGTAATATATTTCTGTAAGATGTTCTTGTCAGTTTTGCATATACcgcgttatttgtttttaaacaatgaaaatttgaaaaaatatatttattattgCCGATACGATAAAAGATGAGACTATCACTTATTTTACTGGAAATTATAAACTTCAGTATATGAATTACGAATAGAAACTAAAAATCTGATTTCAGCTGTAGTCGATTTTTGAAAGGGTCAACACCAAGTCTGTTTATATCCaataaaacatgtaaaaatctaAATTATGTGTTGCCTATCTAAAAGTATAGATATTTGACATTAGTGAATtgtaaatgaaataattttctttatattgaaaatatctgaaaagcTATGATTTCGTGTAGTTATCGTATGAGGCAAGAAAAACTAgcaattttttcgaattttaccattttgtcgaatgtttcctagcaaagccaaataatttttttacgaaaattcttGTGAAACGTCTTAGTaacaatgtacttgaactcaccacatcggaggaatttgaaaaagtcattCATTACTAGTTAAGTTCTAACAAAACATAAAAGTAGGGTCAGTGCTGGCTAGATAATTGATTTTCTAAgatcaaaaattttaatgtaaaagtttaattattcaaacaaaattttcacacaCAGCATTTAAAATGCCTCAAaggaaaatacaaaaatataaaaatatttatttgtttaaaaaaatattgtgattctcgttatcaaagtcgtgttcatactttctgggacaccttATATTTACCAGCAGTGGCGCCAAATAGTGAATGAATTTGGAACTTTTAAGGGTCCCTCAGGGATGCACTGGTCACTCCGGGCAAGTGTTTAAAAGATATAAAATTTCTCTCTTGTTCGGATTCCGAGAAATCCCATCGGAAGTGGTGTTGTACACTACCGCTGCGTAGTGTAAATATTTTTACCATAACATATTCTGAAAGAAAGCGAGCACTGTCCTGTACAACTCTCCCAAAGAcagtaccgtaaaccgggggcaaaatgatcactggggcgaatttgatcagttCGGTATCAAAgaacatttcctcccaaggacTCTGAAGGTCTTGTAGGCATTACAGAagttccatgttttctagttcatagatgtctaatgatgattttgcactatttcatttttattagggtcagttttgtttagtatattcaaactttttgaaggtgtaatcAATCCGGTTGGAAATGTCCGTGATAAACAATCCACTAGTGCTATACCTACATGTCAACTTTGAGTGTTTCAAATGTTGTATAAGTATAAATTTGAACTGctgaacttatttttgatatcatacagcatagcaaatGTACTGTTTTGttcataaaatcatttattcccaaataatgtgcttatttcaggagcaattgcatacatttaggcgtattaggcagattttcaaagtttaaaacGATCAAATACTCGAATTTTAAgagttttgacatcattttcagattcaggagacccaaatttagtagatggGGAAAATTTGTATTATTAAACTTGTTTCGTTATATCTTCgttgatcaatttcgccccaatgtgtcatttcattttttatataaaaactatttttataatatggtcaatattattttatgaaaattcgATCACATGTTCTGATATAGAATtatggagtactgattttgtcaaattttatttgccaatatttgaattccgaaggataacacaacaaaaaattgtaaaatagtgatcaatttgccccggattacggtacccttCTAACTGGTCGAAGGCTTGAGATATTCGGCCGCAAAGCCAGTTCCGGAATAACCATCTTGCATGTAACATGCAGGAGATGGACAAatccacggtgtactatattaagaaggtgttatattccgaaaactgacagttacttgacgacgtcattcctatccaactcgaacaaatttgcgaaaaaaaaatgatctagtgttCCTGATGGTATAAGGCTGAGAGAGACtcacgaagaggaaaaatatcaacgtcatatgcagcccaggttccgctgtcacgaaacggcaaatgcagcccgtcgttttattggctgaaaaaagtgaaaaaaattgtattccaaataaactattattaaaaacctctGTCAGAGGAGCAGTTTTTTcgaagatgctgataaatcttaatacaagactagttatttataatgtctgctacgtttgctggcatgtaCTTTCACTCAAGATGCCGTTtttgcttcggtgtgatgcaaacgcaatagttttttgctgagatggttATGGgagagcttgaacggcttgcgcaacattgatgtaaacattgagtggaataagaaaaaactcagcaatcgcagaaaaagaagacagTCTCGTCTGAGGTATaaggtacgataggagtgacgtcacatgtttacaatcaaacttgatgtTACACTAGTGAAGAGCCAgccttgttattttttatgcCGTGAGCAAATCTTGTGGACGGTCATCATCCCAccggtttttcttcttcttattctaaATACCCCACGCTTACGCTCAATGGTTTGGGCACTCTAGAGTAGATGTGGTTGTGAAGCTCAGAAGAAAATAATATGCACTCTCTCTGTCTCAAAAAATACCAAGAATGTAGGTAAAAAaacaaattgggtaatatttccatatgcattttgacgAGTATGCAAAGCGTGTGTAAGTTtcgttgaggaaaacaaaaacaaactgagtATAATGAAGGTATGTAAATGTTCGTGtattcaaatgtcactaagctctattgtAGAACTCCACAGTCCCGGAAGTGCGAAAATCTGGcaagttcgtgacagcagaatctcggctcactttgaCGTACAAAAATTtagtatcggtttctccctcccagcatACGAGGTATCAGCATAGAAACTTGTTGTTTATTGATGTTTCGAAACTTTCTCGGAGAACCTATACGAAACATAAGATCAACGCTTTGGTTAGCAGTAATCGTTgacgttgattcaacgcaaacgCGTTAACGTTGACGCTAACAACCATGAAAATTAACACAATGACGTTGACGTTAATCCAGAGCACAATCAACGTCAACGGCGtttatcgttgattaacgttaaggtggagatgaatcgaagccaaacctcaaactttcaagagcacggatctggagaaccgaatatccgtttgagctgaaaccctaatcgattggtcaccaccagccagtgaccaatcgattaagttttcaactcaGACGGATGtgtccagatccgtgctcttgaaaatttgaggtttgacttcgatttatcttcaccttaacaaccCTGGTTCTTATCAGGTCAGGACTAccaacccggtgctaggcagccatgaTTTTGAGGTCGACATAAGACTCAAGAACAACAACGTAAAGTGGCGTAATCATATCAGGGAAATTTTTCTCCGATTTTTTAATGTGTTCCACGCTAACAACACCAACTCAAATAACGGTgctatcccgttaggccgaatgccgttaggccgaatgtctttaggccgaatgccgtttggccgaaagggtcgttaggccgaaaattgacgatagttctaatgaaccGTAAAGTCGAAAGCCGCCGGAAAGCCGCTGGATGAGTTTTCAGGTCGAATGGATAGTTTGTTTTACCTAAAAGCCCACAATAACCactgtgaaatataactagaaaaaacagcttttgattaaaagaaggaaaaaaacacTGATTAATGAGTTagccatttgaaatagtagtatatgatcaaatgttatttcagcctaacggcattcggcctaacgacttGCACCCGGTATAGCGCACATTATGGTGCGCCTCATATTTCtcgagatgtgtctcactgcggtctcatgcgctccgtcactaatgctgtttaaaattcagcgtaataattgaagtgattacaaaaattttcaaggaggatcgaaattgtaacttttggatcgagagtcttcgaccatatcatgcCGGCCGTCTAGACACCTTCATAATGatgcgaaaatagttgtagaggctcttcgttactatgCAGTTGTTTCTCAACTTGGATGCCGATAGCGATCCGTAGCGCCAAGCAGCGCATGATACGaatctccccgagagcacatcacctagcgcgtgctttgagaattttcgtgagcctccgtctagcgcagcacactaggattccgataagttgagagacggtttggttggggGCTCGTcagcattggcgtaaatagggaggaGCCAGGGGTGAAGTgaaacatagtttgcaataattttgttattttgtaacatcttcgcaacacattctgtaataactttgttataataataataggatttgttatattttagtttagcttggtgcaaattttgttagaatttttgttattttaactactaacggtacatgttttataacaactggtgatataaaaaaatcatatcaggggaacacattctgttataatcttgtttcttccgtctggtaaGGTAAAACATTCCATCATGTGTGTATGCGAAgtatccattatgccaaacttcGCGCAAGACAATCAGACTAATAACAGCAAAAACATTTTGTAaattatttgtaatttattttcattaaatttcaaAAGATCAGGTTGTCGTGAAGCTTATTTTTTTCCGAGATCCGTTATCCGACCTATCCGCTGATATTACTTCTCCAACTTCCAAAACACAACGCGTCTAATCGTACCAGCATATTTCAACAGACTGCTTTTGTCGTTTTATCGAGGCGCCTTCGAGCGTTCGGTTCGTTCGATGTTAGATACTACAGTCAATTAAAATGTATCATCAAAAACTGTAATGAGCGTAACAATCACGCATTGACTACCATGACTTTCATGCATCAAAAACTTTCATGCGATACTGTAAATAAAAGTCACGCGCGACTGTGACTTTTTTTTGGTCAGCTACAAACGTATCACGGTTGTAATGAATTACTGTAGTAGACGTCAACCTGTATTATCATGATGTGCCACTCACAATGTGCACCGATTGAAATATGCTTTTCTTTTTATTCTTGTATCAACCAGCAGCACTAGCTTGAGGGCTGTCCATAACCcacaggtattttttttttttattttcgtgatctgtcatatataaaaaatatgtcgATCATGATCTTTGGTCAAACAAACTATCCCCACCTCACGCAGAACCCCCCCCCCCTGGATGACAACGTGGTCTATAGACAGCACCTTGTGCGCGAACGGCACGAAGCAGAAACCTATACGAATAAACAGAATAGAAGCAAACCTAAAATGGTGCTCCGTTTGTGCCGCTTTTTTGTTGCTTCCAATGAACGGCCTCTCTTCCCATCAACCTATGTACGAGTTcatttttgacgtttaagcggtgccctgttatttatgtgaccattgaaactcaaatagtgaactcgtgcactggtccatgggccaatgcacgagttcactaatttgacgttagagcggtgccgaattcactcgtttccatggtcacataaataacacggcaccgctaaaacgtcaaataatgaactcgtgcattgttCCATAGCACAGCAGTGAAAACGCATGATGTATAAAATACTGCAAGATAACGTCATGAAGGCGACGTTTGACTGTTCAGAGCTGTGATGAAGTGGTGATTTAGATCagaagcaaacgagtgaagAGTTGTCGTTACGATCGCAGCTGCGTCGTGATTGGTTTTTACATTCATTTGGCACTCCCGTCATGCACGTTGGCATAACGTTCATGGGAGGCTGAAAAGAACGACACGCTACTCTTAAACATGTCAGGTAATACATTCATGGCTGCAGTAAGAATGTATCAGTAGCAACTCAAATGTCacaaatgaatgttttgaaatctCCTGCATGTGAATGTAACAGCGATGCGACAATAGtataaaaaatgtattatacGCATCACTGGTCAACAACATTGAGCTGAAATACAGGTTCTGTCCCGGTTGGGACATAACTCCAGAAATAAGAAAAAGGCTCACGCAATTGCCGCCAAGAATAGTAAGTCTCATATGGTCGGTATTCAGACAGATCGGATTAGATGACAAAAATACTTACTTTTCCGAATGGCtaaagtacatttttttttctgaaaccagTTAAAAGCACTTAGTCCAGTCTgactaaacaccgaccatatggcATTCCAAAATGTTCGTCTAAGTATGGTGACATACTGTGAATCTGATTGACGTGTTGATAcatgaaataatgaaaaccaaCATTGGAATCCTTCAAATTCATCATCGAAAGTGCTTACTCCTAAAACAAAAGTGGAAGATTTCCTGTAGCGGAAGATTCCACCGAAAAGCAACAGATGCATCAAGGACAATTTACCAATTGTTTTTCACATGAAGAAAAAGAATTTtagtttttattacaaaaacacAAGCACGTTTATTGTCCTTCTTGAATTTTcactattggaacatttacGCTACAGAGAGATACTATTCTACCAAGCCCTACGGTATAGCACAACATTTTCAGATATAAAAAACACAACTTCAGAAGGTAGTTAGCATTTAACCCGCACGATTATTCTGACAACTGAAATTATTGATCATTCCTATTAGATCGGCATTTTCCAACATAGATACATGATTGCCTTCGACCATTCGTAGTGTTATAGCTCCTGTGGTATAACTTGACAGCCCGTAGTCATCCTCAATATCCGAGAAAACGGCATCGGTTGGTCTAACCAGCGTTATCGGAAGGTCCAACGGTTGATCTTCATCCAGGTTCATCAGAGCCGCCATTTTGATTCTCCTGCAGAGGGCTTTCGTCATCTTTCTTGTGTACTCTGGTGAATATTCGCTCTGCTCTGCTCCCAATTCGATGAGTTTCTCAATTTGGTCGTCGAATGACGTAATCTCCAATACAGCCATGGCTTTCTCCGGTGGCTGATCTGGGAACACCATGGCGATCAAAACAAGTAATATGAGCTTCTGTATTTCTCCATCCGATGGATTATTATTCAGTTGTTTCAGTGACCATTGCTTCAAGTACTTCGGTGCACCATCCAATAGTAAAAGTTCTCCACGTATACCTTTTGCCTGTAAATATCGAGCTATTTCGATTGCAATCAGAGCTCCAAATGAATAAGCAACTATtgtaatatcttcaaaaccattgAACATTGTTTCACAGATCTCATCTATGATGCGTTCTATGATATCTGGGATGCTATCACAATCTAAAGTGTTCGATAGCTGTAGCATGTAAACAGGAGACTTTATCTGTGCAGCAATTGCTTTCCAAACATTACCGGCCACGCCTTCAACACCTGGAATGAATAAAAGTGAACGGCCTTCTTGATCAGCGGAAGGTAAACGCAATAACGTCGATTCACTCGTTTCTTCGTTGCCAAGATTTCTCAACAACATTTGCATTCCAATCACAAATCCTTCACTCTTCTTTTCCTCCTGATCTTTAGCAGCTTGCTTTTTCTCTTCATCCATTTTCAACAACTTAGCAAAGGATAATGTTCTCAGATCTTGCGGGGACAGTACCATGTCGAAGTCTCTTTCCAGTACCTGTTTGATTTCTACTGCCATCAAAGAGTCCATTCCAATATCGGCCAAAGTACTCTCCATCGACACCGATTTCAGATCTCTTATACTCATTATGTTCATGACAGCTTCGATGACATTCTTTGATCCGCTTGCAGTTCGTTTTTCCGCAACCACCATACTGGCCACAAGAGGAGCTTCACATGTCAGCAAGTAATCCATCTCATGAAGACATGATGATATGCGCTGTTGCAACGTTCCTCCGATTTCCAAATCGATCTTATCTTCTGCCATATCTGCTACAAGTCCAACCTCACCGATAGCTCCCCATTGAATCGCCTTTCCGGGAAGGCCGTCCGCGTTTCTCCGTTCAATTATACGCTCCATCACAGAGTTTGCCATACCATAGTTGCTCTGTCCTGCGTTACCGCGACCACAGGAAACACTGGAGAACACTATGAAGTGCTTCAGATGAGGACACATCTCACGACTGACCTTGTCAAGGTATTCAGTTGCAGTAGCCTTAGGTGCCATACACTCCACGAACTTGTCCACAGTCTGATTCTCCAATATGGCATCTCGAAGCTGCACTGCTAAGTTGTAGATAGCCGTTACAGAACCGAACCGAGAAGCTTCTTTCAAGAGGACACGACAACCGTCCATTGTGGTAACATCGGCAGTACAGATATGAGTATGAACGCCATAACTATTCCATATTCTGAAAAGATGTTTCAATTAGTAAACCGAAAAGATGCGATATTACATGCAACATACTTAATTCTGTATTCCTGATATGGCTTGGTGATACCTCGACTAGAGCTGAGTACCAGCTTCCTGCACCCACGAAGGACAAGCCAATCCGCCAATTCCAGACCAAAACCACCTAAGCCGCCAACGATTACGTAAACTTGATCTGGATTACAGAAGACGTGTGGAAAATGTGTAATTGGAAGTGTTTCAGCGTCATTCTCATGTTCACGCAGTTTGATCACTATTTTGCCCATATGTTTTCCACTCGCCAAAAATCTCATTGCCTTCTCCAAATCAGCAGCATCGAAAACGTTGGTTTTCAGTGGTTTCACTATACCAGACTTGATTGCTTCATCCAATAATTTATGTAAGCTCTGTAACATAAGTTAAACATAAGAGAAAAAAGTGAATGACACGAAATACATTGTATTATAAACTCACCAATTTTAGAGTATAATTATCTCTGATTGCCGAATCCAACATCACACTTGTGAATGATATTCCCTTTTTAAAGAGCTCCAATGATAGTTGCGAATCTCTTGCCATATCATATTTTCCGATTTCTAGAAAATGTCCGCCTTTCGCCAAGCATCTCACAGACGCCTGCAGTTTCTCGTCAGCTAACGAGTTCAACACGTAGTCCACTCCTCTTCCATTGGTTCTTAATTTGATCATTTGTTCAAATGATAAATCTCTCGAATTTCCTATGTTTTCTCGTTTTAGAGAAGGAAACTCGTTCAACAGGTAATTGACCTTCTCATCGGATCCAACAGTTGTGAATACCTCCATTCCATATGCAAGCGCAAGGTTGATTGCAGCTAACCCAACACCTCCGCTTCCTGCATGGATTAATACCGACTGCCCTTTCTTCACATTAGCGTTTAGTTTAAATGCTGCCAAAACCGTGGTATATACAATTGGAATTGTGCAAGCATCCTGTGCATTCCAACTATCCGGTATAACCCAAATAAGAGTCGAATCCGCGTTAACCATCGTAGATAGAGCCCCTAATGGCAATACACCTATCACCCGCTTGCCGTCTTCCGTAACTCCCGCATATTCATAACCAAGCTCACATTCTTCTTCCAGTCGACTGAATGAACTCACGTCCGATGACAATCTTCCAGTAGCAACCATCACATCACGGAAATTTAAAGTGCAGTACGACACTTTTACCTTATTTGGTACAACATCCCACTCGTTGAAGGCTCCCGTGAACCACATCATCGAAGACAAATCACCTTTTGTCAGGCTGTTTGCGTAGCAATGCTTGGATACAGGTTCCGTTTTTGGTTTCTTCGATATTAAGGCATGGCGATAGCTACCCCACACTCCGTTTCGCAATACGTTAATTGCCAGTCCGAGCTCTAACTGGTTCTTGTAGAATGGATCACTGAGAGAGAATTCCGGAGCATTTTGGTCATCAATTAGTACGCATCGTACTGTTTGCATTTTGGGTTCTTTGCGAATACAGTTCACCAAACCGATAACTCCGGAAACTGAGTCATTCTGTGAGAATAGGATCACAGGTCGGACTTTGACAGCCTGTTTCAAAACAGCTAGCCAACTGAAGTCGGATGAATCAACCTGGATAACTGCTGGAGTATCATTGAATCCCTTGATTTTGCGTTGCAGACAAATAAATGTCTCTTCTTGATCGACTCTAAAGGAGGCCACCATGTTCAGTTCTTCTGGTACATCTAGGTCATCTAACTTGAAGGTTAACTTCTCACGAACAATGATGAATCCTCCATCTACGAGACGACCAACAGCGTCTTGTAGGAAATTCGGCTCACTCCAATTGCTGTCAGTGATCAGAAAGAGTTGATTTGATTGATCAGATAGCTTTTCCACTTTGACAGTCAC includes:
- the LOC5573930 gene encoding fatty acid synthase, giving the protein MLESENLTDIQESSNPAVTLKSRDFYKELRLRGYHYTGLFKSVLEAKSDGTMAKVQWKGNWMAFLDCLLQTAIIAIDTRSLMVPTAIEKLSIAPKAHLAMMEREGEDCEFFTMRSCPKTNVSVCGGIMLCNPRASSVGRRNPPGIPVLETYQFVPYHADDQVPTLEAIRMCVQLALENVPTLSINVTEIHSERIPVVAHLFGEAIADLPLVKANLTVLAKTEIELEYVTVKVEKLSDQSNQLFLITDSNWSEPNFLQDAVGRLVDGGFIIVREKLTFKLDDLDVPEELNMVASFRVDQEETFICLQRKIKGFNDTPAVIQVDSSDFSWLAVLKQAVKVRPVILFSQNDSVSGVIGLVNCIRKEPKMQTVRCVLIDDQNAPEFSLSDPFYKNQLELGLAINVLRNGVWGSYRHALISKKPKTEPVSKHCYANSLTKGDLSSMMWFTGAFNEWDVVPNKVKVSYCTLNFRDVMVATGRLSSDVSSFSRLEEECELGYEYAGVTEDGKRVIGVLPLGALSTMVNADSTLIWVIPDSWNAQDACTIPIVYTTVLAAFKLNANVKKGQSVLIHAGSGGVGLAAINLALAYGMEVFTTVGSDEKVNYLLNEFPSLKRENIGNSRDLSFEQMIKLRTNGRGVDYVLNSLADEKLQASVRCLAKGGHFLEIGKYDMARDSQLSLELFKKGISFTSVMLDSAIRDNYTLKLSLHKLLDEAIKSGIVKPLKTNVFDAADLEKAMRFLASGKHMGKIVIKLREHENDAETLPITHFPHVFCNPDQVYVIVGGLGGFGLELADWLVLRGCRKLVLSSSRGITKPYQEYRIKIWNSYGVHTHICTADVTTMDGCRVLLKEASRFGSVTAIYNLAVQLRDAILENQTVDKFVECMAPKATATEYLDKVSREMCPHLKHFIVFSSVSCGRGNAGQSNYGMANSVMERIIERRNADGLPGKAIQWGAIGEVGLVADMAEDKIDLEIGGTLQQRISSCLHEMDYLLTCEAPLVASMVVAEKRTASGSKNVIEAVMNIMSIRDLKSVSMESTLADIGMDSLMAVEIKQVLERDFDMVLSPQDLRTLSFAKLLKMDEEKKQAAKDQEEKKSEGFVIGMQMLLRNLGNEETSESTLLRLPSADQEGRSLLFIPGVEGVAGNVWKAIAAQIKSPVYMLQLSNTLDCDSIPDIIERIIDEICETMFNGFEDITIVAYSFGALIAIEIARYLQAKGIRGELLLLDGAPKYLKQWSLKQLNNNPSDGEIQKLILLVLIAMVFPDQPPEKAMAVLEITSFDDQIEKLIELGAEQSEYSPEYTRKMTKALCRRIKMAALMNLDEDQPLDLPITLVRPTDAVFSDIEDDYGLSSYTTGAITLRMVEGNHVSMLENADLIGMINNFSCQNNRAG